In Arthrobacter sp. B3I9, the following are encoded in one genomic region:
- a CDS encoding serine hydrolase, with product MDERAPHLSSPYQGRHFRRARRFPGIRASLLALGAAVLAVAVAAGVHSAAEARPARGPVPAAAAAAAATKGTPGPAALNGTASGGVDAQLDAEIKRIIDDNGDYQIGVALLDLSGGPVHGYGVEDPFVAASTAKVLAAEAYYSLVESGEASLDDPMGDYTAGFQLKEMIQQSDNDSWSLIMDAVGHAALADYAASMGVDYDPESNALTPAGMARILAGLYTGELLDAQDTAELLSYMQDTNYEALIPAAVPAGVTVFQKYGLLGGELHDAAILEKDGTAYAFVVFTKGDDLASVPARTEVIHQLTEAVTDALF from the coding sequence ATGGACGAACGCGCACCGCACCTATCAAGCCCTTATCAGGGCCGCCACTTCCGCCGCGCCCGCCGCTTTCCTGGCATCCGGGCCTCCCTGCTGGCGCTGGGCGCCGCGGTCCTGGCGGTGGCGGTCGCCGCAGGCGTCCACTCTGCCGCCGAAGCCCGCCCGGCAAGGGGCCCGGTACCGGCCGCTGCGGCCGCCGCGGCTGCGACCAAGGGAACACCCGGCCCGGCGGCGTTGAACGGAACTGCGTCCGGCGGCGTTGACGCCCAGCTGGACGCGGAGATCAAGCGCATTATCGATGACAACGGCGACTACCAAATCGGCGTCGCGCTCCTTGACCTCTCGGGTGGGCCGGTCCACGGATACGGCGTTGAGGACCCATTCGTAGCCGCCAGCACGGCGAAGGTCTTGGCGGCGGAGGCGTACTACAGTCTGGTCGAATCGGGCGAGGCCTCCCTGGACGATCCCATGGGGGACTACACGGCGGGGTTTCAGCTCAAGGAGATGATCCAGCAAAGCGACAACGACTCCTGGTCGCTGATCATGGATGCCGTGGGCCACGCGGCGTTGGCGGACTATGCGGCCTCGATGGGCGTGGACTATGACCCCGAGTCGAACGCCCTGACCCCCGCGGGGATGGCCCGGATCCTGGCCGGCCTGTATACCGGGGAGCTGCTGGACGCGCAGGACACCGCCGAGCTCTTGTCCTACATGCAGGACACCAACTACGAGGCGCTCATCCCGGCCGCGGTTCCGGCCGGTGTCACCGTCTTCCAGAAGTACGGCCTGCTCGGCGGGGAACTGCACGACGCGGCGATCCTCGAGAAGGACGGGACCGCGTATGCCTTTGTCGTCTTCACCAAGGGCGACGACCTGGCCTCGGTGCCGGCACGCACTGAAGTCATCCACCAGCTCACGGAGGCCGTGACAGACGCCTTGTTCTAG
- a CDS encoding phosphotransferase — MTGHLPLWNYTDDAGTAWRVHKAWRDRQPGKYLLEVQTAGWPGVRGAQLNQGHFELLPEDDPELPALRTERQLGEIISHWPHTRAIIRAEGRYIKIFRPGSAVIPAARCAQMDILLDTGAFTAPEVIQSSPDTLVLSALPGRTLGEIGEDYTTIGDKEFAAVWEKWSRAWVAQLSSTSDPSRQTVLSALPVHSPEVEAKSAARWVKRWLQHSEKVPALSTRRDILVAMAEQVTTNLLGTAPDPLVWSHGDLHDRQIIASADDGSPFGLLDFDDAAQAEAARDLAYLDFHLERRLRRNNLTPSRYLKAHTEVMAVAEQLQVSPDRFIAYGDARWLRFACSSLPSGWLATRVLEERVKHHKSTMPTATSRYFGSRN, encoded by the coding sequence ATGACCGGACACCTGCCGCTTTGGAATTACACCGACGACGCTGGCACCGCGTGGCGCGTCCACAAAGCGTGGCGCGACAGACAACCCGGAAAATACCTGCTGGAGGTCCAAACCGCAGGATGGCCGGGCGTCCGGGGAGCCCAGCTGAACCAAGGCCACTTTGAGCTCCTGCCCGAGGATGACCCGGAGCTGCCGGCCCTTCGGACGGAAAGGCAGCTCGGAGAAATCATCTCCCATTGGCCCCACACGCGGGCGATCATCAGGGCCGAAGGCCGTTACATCAAGATCTTCCGGCCAGGCAGCGCCGTCATCCCCGCTGCGCGCTGCGCCCAGATGGACATCCTGCTGGACACCGGCGCCTTTACGGCACCCGAGGTGATCCAGAGCTCCCCGGACACCCTCGTTCTCAGCGCACTCCCCGGACGGACGCTGGGCGAAATCGGCGAGGACTACACCACGATCGGGGACAAAGAGTTCGCCGCCGTCTGGGAAAAGTGGTCCCGCGCGTGGGTCGCCCAGCTGAGCTCGACGTCTGACCCGAGCAGACAAACCGTTCTAAGCGCGCTGCCGGTCCATTCACCGGAGGTGGAAGCCAAGTCCGCGGCCCGTTGGGTGAAACGTTGGCTCCAGCATTCAGAAAAGGTTCCGGCACTGTCCACCCGACGCGACATCCTGGTGGCCATGGCAGAGCAGGTGACCACGAACTTGCTTGGGACGGCACCGGACCCGCTGGTGTGGTCCCATGGAGACCTGCATGACCGGCAGATCATCGCCAGCGCCGACGACGGATCCCCTTTCGGGCTGCTTGACTTCGACGATGCAGCCCAGGCAGAGGCGGCGCGTGACCTCGCATACCTGGATTTCCATCTGGAGCGGCGCCTGCGTCGCAACAACTTGACGCCGTCGCGATACCTCAAGGCCCACACGGAGGTGATGGCCGTCGCCGAACAGTTGCAGGTGAGCCCGGACCGGTTCATAGCCTACGGGGACGCCCGGTGGCTGCGCTTCGCCTGTTCTTCGCTCCCTTCGGGATGGCTGGCGACCCGTGTTCTTGAGGAACGCGTGAAGCATCATAAGTCCACCATGCCGACCGCCACCAGCCGCTACTTTGGATCCCGAAACTGA
- a CDS encoding phosphotransferase — protein sequence MGWHPPLPTYTDDAGIAWHVHRAWHDKKPSDYVLEVLAPGQPGVRGAQISHGRFRLLPDDDPELPALRAEREHGEVIAYRPYMRAIIRADGRYIKVFQPGSADVPAERCAQMDLLLDAGAFTAPAILHHSPDTLVFRALPGPTLREIGENHSTVDEKAFAATWTAWSRAWVAQLTAASDATRRKVLSTLPVHSPEEEVAVVARWLKRWLHHAERVPALASQREALRASADRIITNLLQAAPDPMVWNHGDLHDMQVIVRDGGPPFGLLDFDDAAQGEAARDLANLDVHLELRLRQSTLTPERYAVAHTAVMRAAEQLQVSQGRFDAYSDASWIRLACSSLPARSTLATGVLEERAQRPQPFGSSNLTGSQPAGFWS from the coding sequence ATGGGATGGCATCCGCCTCTTCCCACTTACACCGATGACGCCGGCATCGCGTGGCACGTCCACCGTGCCTGGCACGACAAGAAACCCTCGGACTATGTTCTGGAGGTCCTCGCTCCCGGGCAGCCCGGGGTCCGAGGAGCCCAGATCAGCCACGGTCGGTTTAGGCTCCTACCTGATGACGACCCGGAGCTGCCGGCCCTCCGGGCCGAAAGGGAGCACGGGGAGGTCATTGCTTACCGTCCTTATATGCGGGCCATCATCCGGGCGGACGGCCGCTACATCAAGGTCTTCCAGCCTGGCAGCGCCGACGTCCCCGCGGAACGCTGCGCCCAGATGGACCTGCTGCTGGACGCCGGCGCCTTCACGGCGCCCGCGATCCTGCACCACTCCCCCGACACCCTGGTCTTCCGGGCCCTCCCCGGACCGACGTTGCGCGAAATTGGCGAAAACCACAGCACTGTCGACGAAAAGGCCTTCGCCGCCACGTGGACGGCATGGTCCCGGGCGTGGGTGGCGCAACTGACCGCCGCCTCCGACGCAACCCGGCGCAAGGTCCTCAGCACCCTTCCGGTCCATTCACCGGAGGAGGAAGTCGCTGTCGTGGCCAGGTGGCTGAAGCGTTGGCTCCACCACGCCGAGCGTGTACCGGCACTGGCGTCCCAACGGGAGGCCTTGCGCGCCAGCGCAGACCGCATAATAACGAACCTGCTCCAGGCTGCGCCGGACCCGATGGTGTGGAACCACGGGGATCTCCACGACATGCAGGTCATCGTCCGCGACGGAGGGCCGCCGTTTGGCCTGCTTGACTTTGACGACGCGGCCCAGGGCGAGGCTGCGCGTGATCTGGCCAACTTGGACGTCCACTTGGAACTGCGCCTGCGGCAGAGCACCCTGACCCCGGAGCGTTACGCCGTGGCCCACACCGCGGTGATGCGGGCTGCAGAACAGCTGCAGGTCAGCCAGGGACGGTTCGACGCCTATTCCGACGCCAGCTGGATCCGACTGGCATGTTCCTCGCTCCCCGCGCGCTCAACCCTGGCAACCGGCGTTCTCGAGGAGCGAGCACAACGCCCACAGCCCTTTGGATCCTCGAATCTGACGGGCAGCCAGCCAGCCGGTTTTTGGAGCTGA
- a CDS encoding ABC transporter ATP-binding protein — protein sequence MAAEVLLRLLEPWPVKVVLDAVSHSLGATVRKTPFSVQASPELLLLCAGAVVLISVIRAIAGYFSAISFALVGTRISSELRARTFRHVQSLSMRHHSHASTGDTVQRLVGDVSRLQEVAVTAGLPLIGNTVSLIAMSFLMIWLDPLIALVTLLAIGIFVLLSRKSSGSITSAARKSRKGESALATTAAQTLGAMREVQAYGLEDTISSGFRKSNQAALGSGVVALRLAASLQRKTDVLIGIATAAVLAAGGWRVMQQAMTPGDLVVFLFYLKTGMRPLKDVARYTSRVARATASGERVADLLEAQSDLPEAPHAVALDCPHPDIVFDDVWAGHIDGTTVLKGINLTIPAGQHCALLGPSGAGKSTLASMVLRMVDPGKGSVSLGGKDLRDVTIASVRSHVSILLQDSVLFGTTVRENIRFGRLDATDEEIEAVAVLAQADSFIRALPEGYDTVLGESANDLSGGQRQRLAVARAMLRKAPVVILDEATSGLDPASRDSVLSALDQLTEGRTSITITHDINSAQSCDRVIWLEDGEIVEDGPPQLLLADPGSRFSGWVRRQRAKQPDELFEVPT from the coding sequence ATGGCCGCCGAAGTTCTCCTCAGGCTTCTTGAGCCGTGGCCCGTGAAGGTCGTCCTCGATGCCGTCTCACACTCACTCGGGGCCACCGTGCGCAAGACCCCGTTCAGTGTGCAGGCGAGCCCCGAGCTCCTACTTCTTTGCGCCGGCGCCGTGGTGCTCATCAGTGTTATCCGGGCCATCGCAGGCTATTTTTCGGCAATTTCGTTTGCCCTCGTGGGCACCCGGATTTCCTCCGAGCTGCGCGCCCGGACCTTCCGCCATGTGCAGAGCCTGTCCATGCGGCACCACAGCCATGCCTCAACGGGCGATACGGTACAGCGTCTGGTGGGAGACGTATCGCGGCTGCAGGAAGTAGCCGTCACCGCAGGACTGCCTCTCATCGGCAACACCGTGTCCCTGATTGCCATGTCATTCCTTATGATCTGGCTCGATCCCTTGATCGCCCTCGTGACTCTCCTTGCCATCGGCATTTTCGTCCTGCTGTCCCGTAAGAGCTCCGGCTCCATCACCTCGGCGGCCCGCAAGTCACGCAAAGGAGAGAGTGCCCTGGCAACCACCGCCGCACAGACCCTGGGAGCCATGCGGGAAGTTCAGGCGTACGGGCTTGAAGACACCATCAGCTCCGGGTTCCGCAAGAGCAACCAGGCCGCCCTGGGTTCCGGCGTCGTCGCACTCCGGCTGGCCGCCAGCCTCCAGCGGAAAACCGATGTCCTGATAGGGATCGCGACGGCGGCCGTCCTGGCCGCCGGCGGGTGGCGGGTGATGCAGCAGGCAATGACGCCTGGGGATCTCGTTGTTTTCCTCTTCTACCTCAAGACCGGAATGAGGCCGCTGAAGGATGTGGCCCGCTACACCAGCCGGGTAGCCCGCGCGACCGCCTCCGGAGAACGGGTAGCCGACCTTCTAGAGGCCCAGAGCGACCTGCCCGAAGCACCCCACGCCGTTGCCCTGGACTGCCCGCATCCGGACATCGTCTTTGACGACGTCTGGGCCGGACACATCGACGGAACCACCGTGCTAAAGGGGATCAACCTGACCATACCGGCGGGGCAGCACTGCGCCTTGCTTGGGCCCTCGGGCGCCGGAAAATCGACCTTGGCCAGCATGGTCCTTCGGATGGTGGACCCAGGGAAGGGGAGCGTCAGCCTCGGCGGCAAGGACCTGCGGGACGTGACGATCGCTTCGGTCCGATCACACGTCTCAATCCTGCTCCAGGATTCCGTCCTGTTCGGCACCACGGTGCGGGAAAACATCCGGTTCGGCCGTCTCGACGCCACCGACGAGGAAATCGAGGCCGTTGCCGTCCTCGCCCAGGCCGACAGTTTCATCCGTGCCCTGCCTGAAGGCTACGACACAGTCCTCGGCGAGTCCGCCAACGACCTGTCCGGGGGCCAGCGCCAGCGGCTGGCCGTCGCCCGCGCCATGCTTCGGAAGGCACCGGTGGTGATTCTGGACGAGGCCACCTCGGGCCTAGACCCTGCCTCCCGCGATTCGGTGCTCAGCGCCCTCGATCAACTCACTGAGGGGCGCACCTCTATAACGATCACCCACGACATCAACTCTGCGCAGTCATGCGACCGGGTGATCTGGCTCGAAGACGGCGAGATTGTCGAAGACGGGCCGCCGCAGTTACTGCTGGCCGATCCCGGCTCGCGGTTCTCCGGGTGGGTCCGACGGCAGCGGGCCAAGCAACCGGATGAGCTGTTCGAGGTGCCAACATGA
- a CDS encoding glycosyltransferase family 4 protein, with the protein MTRVAYLCADPGVPVFGTKGSSVHVQEIVRAWRGTGSDVTVYCTHRGTDIPADLVDLDVVEVRPTSTPVGAAREQAIEDAALALVDDVLHRGCGLVYERYSLFSPALSVLAPVLDIPSVLEVNAPLIEEQQRYRQLVDVRKAETVLRRNAGTADVVACVSEPVVRWVRERVPTARTVLVPNGVNVRRITPRRPGRRNPDRLTVAFVGTLKPWHGVPGLLHGVALANAQTPDPARCWRVLVVGDGPVREDLELLAVGLGVEAEFTGAVPPDSVPGLLDAADAAAAPYPAEIEGQADYFSPLKVYEYMAAALPIIASAVGQIPSILEHGRTGLLVPPGEPAAVAEALARLAQDSDLRERLGAAARAEAVQRFSWDGVLTRITHSLPPVRRLAAQ; encoded by the coding sequence ATGACGCGCGTAGCCTATCTCTGCGCCGACCCGGGAGTGCCTGTCTTCGGCACCAAGGGCTCCTCGGTCCATGTCCAGGAGATCGTCCGGGCGTGGCGCGGCACCGGCTCCGACGTTACCGTCTACTGCACCCACCGCGGCACCGACATCCCTGCCGATCTGGTTGATCTGGACGTCGTGGAAGTCCGACCGACCTCAACCCCCGTTGGGGCGGCCCGCGAACAAGCCATCGAGGACGCCGCACTTGCCCTAGTGGACGACGTGCTCCATCGCGGTTGCGGCCTAGTGTACGAACGCTACTCGCTATTTAGTCCGGCCCTGTCTGTTCTTGCCCCCGTGCTGGATATCCCGTCGGTGCTCGAAGTCAACGCCCCGCTGATCGAGGAGCAGCAGCGGTACCGCCAGCTGGTGGACGTAAGGAAAGCCGAAACCGTACTGCGGCGCAATGCCGGAACGGCGGACGTCGTCGCCTGCGTCTCGGAACCGGTGGTCCGTTGGGTGCGGGAGCGGGTTCCAACCGCCCGGACGGTGTTGGTGCCCAACGGCGTCAACGTCCGCCGGATCACGCCCCGCCGGCCCGGCAGGCGCAACCCGGACCGCCTTACAGTTGCCTTTGTCGGCACGCTCAAGCCCTGGCACGGTGTGCCTGGGCTGCTGCACGGTGTTGCTCTGGCCAACGCCCAGACACCGGACCCCGCACGCTGCTGGCGTGTGCTCGTGGTCGGTGACGGCCCTGTCCGGGAGGACCTCGAACTGCTCGCCGTCGGTCTCGGCGTGGAGGCCGAATTCACCGGTGCCGTGCCGCCCGACTCCGTGCCGGGGCTGCTGGACGCCGCCGATGCCGCCGCTGCCCCCTACCCGGCTGAGATCGAAGGACAGGCCGATTACTTCTCTCCGCTGAAGGTCTACGAATACATGGCGGCAGCGCTACCGATCATCGCGAGCGCCGTGGGTCAGATCCCTTCCATCCTGGAGCACGGGCGTACCGGCCTCCTCGTGCCACCCGGGGAGCCTGCCGCGGTAGCTGAGGCCCTCGCCCGGCTCGCCCAGGATTCCGACCTGCGGGAACGGCTCGGGGCTGCGGCACGGGCAGAAGCCGTGCAGCGCTTCAGCTGGGACGGTGTGCTCACGCGCATCACCCACTCACTGCCACCCGTTCGGAGGTTGGCCGCCCAATGA
- a CDS encoding glycosyltransferase — MLPSEPGTAYVLKMYPRFSETFIVSEILAREAAGDRIEIFSLRPTTDARFHAELARVQAPVTYIDRPIKTVALWESLQTAVAAGLTPAIGRNLSQLAAATADDAVQAINLATVLQGRNIRHMHVHFASGATTVARLASAMTGIPFSFTAHAVDIFHESVRDDDLQLKLQQAHHAVTISRFNLRYLRRRFPAATSRLHLVRNGLELERFPYRDPRPLDTTLRLAAVGRLVEKKGFQHLLPAAAELRDEGIKLELRIAGTGILAEELEASIRQLRLQDTVRLLGPQTQDQIHELLDSADVFVAPCVVGADGNADGMPTVLLEAMATGVPCVSTSVTGIPEAIRNGSTGVLVRPGNPHALARAVHTLASPGTDRAALARSARALVEEDYDVRRQAGLLRALSRPERQVA, encoded by the coding sequence GTGTTGCCGTCTGAACCGGGGACGGCGTACGTCCTCAAGATGTATCCGCGGTTCTCGGAGACGTTCATTGTCTCCGAGATCCTGGCACGTGAAGCCGCCGGGGACCGGATCGAGATCTTCTCCCTGCGGCCTACCACCGATGCCCGGTTCCACGCCGAACTGGCCCGGGTCCAGGCACCGGTGACCTACATCGACCGGCCCATCAAGACCGTGGCCCTGTGGGAGAGCCTGCAGACCGCGGTCGCGGCCGGACTTACGCCCGCCATTGGCCGGAATCTTAGCCAACTCGCCGCCGCCACAGCCGACGACGCCGTCCAGGCCATTAATCTGGCCACCGTCCTTCAGGGCCGGAACATTCGGCACATGCACGTCCACTTCGCCTCCGGCGCCACTACGGTGGCACGGCTTGCCTCGGCGATGACAGGCATCCCCTTCTCCTTCACTGCCCATGCCGTGGATATCTTCCACGAGTCGGTCCGTGACGATGACCTCCAGCTGAAGCTCCAACAGGCCCACCACGCCGTGACCATCAGCCGGTTCAACCTGCGCTACCTTCGCCGCCGCTTCCCGGCCGCCACCTCGCGGCTGCATTTGGTCCGCAACGGACTGGAGCTGGAGCGCTTCCCGTACCGCGACCCGCGACCGCTCGATACGACGTTGCGCCTCGCCGCGGTGGGTCGGCTGGTGGAAAAGAAAGGGTTCCAGCATCTGCTGCCGGCTGCCGCCGAATTACGGGACGAGGGCATCAAGCTGGAGCTGCGCATCGCAGGCACCGGCATTTTGGCCGAGGAGCTGGAGGCAAGTATCCGGCAGCTTCGGTTGCAGGACACCGTCCGCCTGCTCGGGCCCCAGACCCAGGACCAGATCCACGAACTGCTCGACTCGGCCGATGTGTTCGTGGCCCCGTGCGTGGTGGGCGCCGACGGCAACGCTGACGGCATGCCCACTGTTCTGCTCGAAGCCATGGCCACCGGAGTCCCCTGCGTCAGCACCTCGGTCACCGGGATCCCAGAAGCCATCCGCAACGGCTCCACCGGTGTCCTGGTCCGGCCGGGGAATCCCCACGCGCTGGCCCGCGCTGTCCACACGCTCGCTTCCCCCGGCACGGACCGGGCTGCCTTGGCCCGCAGCGCCCGTGCACTGGTCGAGGAGGACTACGACGTCCGCCGCCAGGCCGGGCTGCTCCGCGCCCTCTCCCGCCCGGAGAGGCAAGTCGCATGA
- a CDS encoding glycosyltransferase family protein has product MFYSHDSVGLGHVRRNLVLAHALANQLPGLTGRPVTGILITGTSHAPGFPAPEGWDWVLLPGIGKSPAGYLPRNLSLPMDQLVSLRSRLLQGVLAGFRPDLVIVDRHATGVHRELEGALRHARAAGPVRVVLGLREVLDAPGPAFSEWARFGGARMVKSLFDAIWVYGDPAVHDPVASGEIPFSLRKLIRYTGYLAAGRPSVSGTSCMDGPYVMTTVGGGSDGHALARIAVAAPLPAGLGHLVVAGPQMPTKEYEDLVRHARPGVKVVPALDDVVFHLRHAAAVVAMGGYNTVCEIMSTSVPALIVPRTESRAEQRIRANSLATAGYLEQHEISTLTPEILAEWLDTRRGTTVDRRRAVLDGLIRVPQLAAGLLGPAVAAGIAADEAAVSALEVPAAAKGSAARVAV; this is encoded by the coding sequence GTGTTTTACTCACACGACTCAGTGGGCCTGGGCCACGTGCGCCGGAATCTAGTGCTGGCACACGCGCTCGCCAACCAGCTCCCAGGGCTGACCGGCCGCCCCGTCACCGGTATCCTCATCACCGGAACCTCGCACGCCCCCGGCTTCCCTGCACCGGAAGGCTGGGACTGGGTGTTGCTTCCCGGAATTGGGAAGAGCCCGGCGGGCTACCTGCCACGCAATCTCAGCCTGCCCATGGACCAGCTCGTGTCCCTACGTTCGCGGCTGTTACAGGGAGTGCTGGCTGGCTTCCGCCCCGACCTGGTGATTGTGGACCGCCACGCCACCGGCGTCCACCGGGAACTGGAGGGCGCCCTGCGGCATGCCCGTGCCGCTGGTCCCGTGCGCGTGGTGCTGGGCCTGCGTGAAGTCTTGGACGCCCCGGGCCCCGCCTTCAGCGAGTGGGCCCGGTTCGGTGGAGCGCGGATGGTCAAGTCCCTTTTCGATGCGATCTGGGTCTACGGCGACCCTGCCGTCCACGACCCGGTGGCGTCCGGCGAGATCCCGTTCTCACTCCGCAAGCTCATCCGCTACACCGGCTACCTCGCCGCCGGGCGTCCTTCGGTCTCCGGTACGAGCTGCATGGACGGCCCGTATGTGATGACCACGGTGGGCGGCGGTTCGGACGGCCATGCCCTGGCCCGCATCGCCGTCGCGGCCCCGCTCCCGGCCGGGCTGGGCCACCTCGTCGTAGCCGGTCCCCAGATGCCCACAAAGGAGTACGAGGACCTCGTTCGCCACGCGCGCCCCGGTGTGAAGGTAGTTCCGGCACTGGACGACGTCGTCTTCCACCTCCGCCATGCGGCCGCCGTAGTGGCGATGGGGGGATACAACACCGTGTGCGAGATCATGAGCACCAGCGTCCCCGCCCTCATAGTCCCGCGCACGGAGTCGCGCGCTGAACAGCGCATCCGGGCCAACTCCCTCGCCACGGCCGGCTATTTGGAACAGCACGAGATCAGCACGCTGACCCCGGAGATCCTAGCCGAGTGGCTCGACACGCGGCGCGGCACCACCGTGGACCGCCGGCGGGCGGTCCTGGACGGGCTGATCCGCGTACCGCAGCTGGCAGCTGGGCTGCTTGGGCCTGCCGTGGCTGCCGGTATCGCCGCAGACGAAGCGGCAGTAAGCGCGCTTGAGGTCCCTGCAGCTGCGAAAGGAAGTGCCGCCCGTGTTGCCGTCTGA